TCGTCGACCGCCCAGCGCGTCAGCTCCATCTCGGTGCGGTCACGCGCCGGATCGGTGCGCCCCAGCTTGGGATGCGGCTCCTCGCCGAACTGGTTCGGGTCGACGTCCACCCCGCCGGGAATGAGGATCCCATCGCAGGCGTCGTAGGCAGCGCGCAGCGCCTCCGGCTCGTCGTCGAGGAGCGGGATGAGGATCGGCGCTCCCCCCGCGAACGCGACCGACATGTAATAGCGCTGGTTCATCACCACCGACTGCGGTAGCCCTTCCGGGATTCCGTCGATGGAGTGAAGGGTCTGGGTGGTGACGCCGATGATCGGGCGTTGCGCCATGCGTAGCTCCTGCCGTGCGGACTGGCCATGCCCGGCGACCGCGAGACTCGCCGGAGGTGAAGCGCCCAAGCTAGTACCCCCGTCCCCCCTCGTCACCCGCCCGTGCGAGCGACGTGAACGAGATCTCTCTAATGATTCACTTGCTCGCCCTCTCGTCCTCTCGTCCGTTCGTCTTCTCCAAAGGTTGGACCCCTTCCTCGGTCTCCCGGATCAGCTGATCCACCACCGCCTTCAGGTCGCCCCCCGTGCGTTCGTACGTGCTGACCTGGCGGTCGGCGCTGGAGCCGCCCGCGAGGATGGTGAAGGCGTACTCGACCTCCTTGCGGCTCCCCAGCTCGTCGAGGACGTCGTCGAGGAACCATGCAATCAGCTCCCGGATCAGCTCGGGGGCCGGGAGCTCGACGTTCTTCCCGAAGTCGATGAGCTTCCCTTCCAGCCCGTAGCGCACGGCACGCCACTTGTTCTCGTCGATCAGTTCCGACGAGTAGATGCGCCAGGTGATGTTGTCGCGCCGCATCTTCCACAGCTTGAAGACGAGCGCCTGCAGGATCGCCGCCACGCAGACGGCCTCATCGACGCGCGTGCAGACGTCGCAGATGCGGAACTCGAGGGTCGGGAACGTGTGGTGCGGGCGTACGTCCCACCAGATCTTCGAGCCATTGGGGATGCAGCTGGTCGCGACGAGCGTGTTGAGGTAGTTGTCGTAGTCGGCCCACGAGGGGATGAAGCGCGGGATTCCGGTGCGCGGGAAGGCGCGGAAGACGGCGCTGCGGTACGACTTGAGCCCCGTCTTGCGCCCGATCCAGAACGGCGAGCTGGTGGAGAGGCAGAGGAGGTGGGGGAGGAAGTACCGCGACACGTTGCAGGCATCGATCAGGAACTCGCGGTCCTCGATCCCGATGTGCACGTGCGTCCCGAAGATGAGCAGCTGCTGCGCCAGCTGCTGCATCGCCTCCTTGGTCCCGATGTAGCGGTCCAGCTGCGTGATCTCCTGCTCGGCCCAGTGCGAGAAGGGGTGTGTCCCCGCCGCCGCGATCTTGAGCCCGCGCCGCGCCGCCAGTTCCATCACCCCGCGGCGAAGCTGGACCAGCTGGGCGTGCACCTCCTGCGGCGTCCGGCAGATCCTCGTCCCCACCTCGACGATCGACTGGTGGAGCTCCGGCCTCACCTGCTCGAGCACCATGTGATCGGACTCCAGGATCTGCGTGATGTAGGATTGCAGCTCACGCGTCCGGGGATCGATGATCTGGTACTCTTCCTCGACGCCGATCGTTAGGCTCGGTGGCTTCATGGAATGGGGGAAGACGAAAGGACGGGGGCGCGGGAGGCCCGGTGGGAATGTACGGGTCCCCGCCGGAGGGAGACAGCCTACCGCGGCTGCACCACCAGGGTCGGCACCGTGCTCCCGCCGCCGGCCGTCACGTTGAGCAGGGCCGCCGTCGAGAGTCGCGTCAGCATCCCTTCCATGTAGTCGCCGTGCGAGATGAACGGGGCCGTGTCGAGCATGCGATCGACCACGTGCACCCGCCCGTCGCTCCAGCTCGCGTACGGCTCGCTGGGAATCGCCACCTTCTCCTGCACGATGAACGGTTGCGCCAGCGCCTCCCCGATCGCCCCCTCCCACTCGGTCGCGTTCACCGTCCAGCCCAGCGTGATCCCCTTCCCGCCGTACTCGTCGTTGGGCTTCAGGACGAGCCGGTCCTTGTGCTCCTGCATCCATGGCACGAGGTCGATCGCCTCGCCGCCGTGCGTGGTCCGGCGCTCGCGCACCACCCGCGTCCACGGGATGCAGTCGTGGATCGCCTCGACTTCATCGGGGGTGAAGAACCCGGCGTTTGCCTCGTCCGACAGGACCGCCAGCGACGCCTTCTTGTGGAGGATCTTGCAGCGAAAGCCGTCCACGAGGCAGACCGCGCGCTCACGCACCGCGCGCACCACGTCGTGCTCGATCCCGCAGGTCTCGATCAACTCGCTGATCAGGACGCGCTTGTAGATCAGCTCCGCCGGCTTTCCGGCCACCCACAGCGTGCCGTCACGATACTCGCACCGGCGCGGGTCGTCGATCACCGCCTCGATACCCAGCGTCGCGAAGTGCTGGCGATAGAGCTCGAACTCGGTGCGCGTCGGCACGTCGTCCCAATCGAGGATGGCGACGCGCGGGCGCCGGCGGGTCCCGGCGAACTCGTACCAGGCGTCGAGGATCGCCCCGACGACTCCCGGCACCGCCGGCATCGTCATGATGTCGTAATGCCGCGCGAACTCCCGCACGGCCGGGGCGTCCACGAAGACCTCGGCCAGCGCGTCGCCGTACGCCGCCCCTGCCGGCGTCTCGGCGTTGTACTCGGTCAGGCCCAACTGTCCGGTGCCAGCGACATGGAAGAAGTCGAGGCGAGAGGTCGGCGACGGCCAGTCGTACCCCGGCGGGTCGGCGAGCAACGTCTCCTCCCAATCGAGGAGCCCGAACTGGTCGCGAAAGGCGCGGTCGGCCATCGCGCGCCCGTAGGCGCGCCGGAACGCGCGCATCAGCGGCCGTATGCGCGACTGCAGCGTCGCCACCTCCCGCGGTGTCGTGAGCCGCGGACGCAGCACCGTGCACAAGGCCCGCCCCCCGAACACCAGCCCGCGCCGCGTGAGCGCCGACTCGACGTGCGCGTGCGTCTCCTCGGCGATCTCGGGGGTGAGGAGGTCGTGGTAGCGGTGAATCAGGTCAGCGAGAATGATCGTCCTCCCGTCGGGTCGTCGTCAGCGCGCCGCCGTGAACAACGCGCTCCACTTCGCCTCCACGGCCGTGCGCCGCGGGTGCAGCGCCAGCCTGATCGCCAGGTCCGCCATCCCCTTCACCACCCAGTCGAAATAGGTGGGGGTGAGCGAGTAGAGGTCCATGTCGGGCGCGCAGTTCATGAAGTCGATGGCGTACGGCACGCCGTCCTTCACGGCGAACTCCAGCGAGTTCATGTCGTAGCCCAGCGCCGAGCACAGCGTGCGACAGTCCGTGATGATGCGCGCCCGCATCGCCGGGGTGAGGTAGTCGTCATCGACGATGTACTTCCGCCCCTTGGGGTCGTAGTGCATCGGGAGGACCTCCTCCTGCCCCAGGCACAGGCAGCGGACGAACTGGTCCCACTCGATGAACTCCTGCACGATCATCGTGAGGAGCCCGGAATGGTTGTAGTTGTCGACCAGCTCCTGCACGCTGTGGCAGACGTAGACCTCCTTCCAGCCGCCACCGTGCGCGTCCTTGAGGATGCACGGCATCCCGACGTATCGGGCCAGCTCGTCCCAGTCGAGCGGGAACTTCAGGTTGCGCAGCGACTCGGTGGGGACGATCCCGGGGACGTAGTCCTTGTTGGGAAGGAGGACGGTCTTCGGCGATGCCACGCCGAGCTTCGCCGCCAGCGCGGCGCCGAAGAACTTGTCGTCGGCCGACCACATGAACGGGTTGTTGATGACCGTCTTCCCCTCGAGCACCGCCTTCTTGAGGTACGAGCGGTACATCGGCACCTCGTGCGAGATCCGGTCGATCAGGACGTCCCACGGCACCGGCCCGTCGTGGTGATCGCCCCCCAGCCTGGCATACTCGGCGATCACCCCCTGGTCCCGCTGGTTGACCTCCTCGATGAAGGCCGGGGGCCAGGACCACTCGCGACCCACGACCAGCCCGACACGCTTGCTCATCCCGGTATCCTGCCCTTTGACGTTTAGTCGTGCCCCGCGACGTACCGCACGATCATCTTCTCCCAGAAGGGCCAGTCGTGCGCCCACCCTTCCCACTCGCGCAAGGCGTTGCCGATCCCCTTGCGCCAGAGGATGCCCGAGAAGTCGACGTTCTGCTGGTGGTGCGGGTCGCCCGTGCCGATGGCGATGATGATGTCCTGCCGGCGCATCGCGTCCAGGCGCCACTGCTCCCACTCGTTGGGAATGAACTCGAACGGGTTGCAGGCGTAGACGTTCCCGTCCGAGTAGTCCTGCGTCATCCCGCGGATGTCGTAGGTCCCGCTCATCCCGATGATGCGGTGGACCCGCGTCGGGTGACGCAGCCCGAACGACATCGCGTGGAACGCCCCGAACGATGCCCCGGTCGCGATCACGAAGGGGTTCCCGTTCACGTGATGCGTGAAGGGGAGGAGCTCGTCGGTGAGGTAGCGGTCGAACTGGAGATGCCGCCAGGCCCGCTCCCCCGGGTGCACCGACTTGTCGTACCAGCTGTCGTCGTGGTTGGTGTCGAGGCACCACAGCTGCAACCACCCCTGCTGGATGTGCTCGTGCAGCACGTCCGGCATGTAGCGGTTGGGCCACTCGTTGTGGTCCCCCATCGTCGTGGGGAAGGCCAGGAGGCGGGCGCCGCCATGCCCGAACCAGCGCACGTGCATGTGCCGCTTGACCAGCGGGGAGTACCACACGTGATGGTGACCGCGGACGCGCGTGCTCACTCGGTCGCCTCCGCGTCGCGCTCGCCGATGGCGTCGTCGACCCAGTGGTCGTCCTCGGCCAGCTCGTCGTCGTGCTCGTGATGACCGGCCGCGGAATGCGCATCGCGCAGGAGGAAGGGGAGCGCGTGGCGCATGCGGCGCCCCCACGCCTCCTCGTTATGCACCCCGCCCTCGTCCTCCACCCACGACAGTGTCTCTCCCATCACGTATCCCTTCTCCAGCAGGAGGTCGCGCATGGCGCGCGCGTTGGCCAGCGTCCCCGTCCCCTCGCGGGTGCCCACGTCGAGGTACAGGCGCCCCGGAGTGTACGGGGCGGAGCGCACGTACGGGAAGATCGCCCCCTCCGCGAACCAGAGCGCGGGAGACAGCACCCCCGCGAAACCGAAGGCGTGCGGGGCCCGGAAGAAGGCATACAGCGAGATCAGCCCCCCCATCGACGAGCCCACGATCCCCGTCCCCACTCGGTCGCGCAGCGTGCGGTACTGGGCGTCGACCAGCGGCTTCACGGTGCGCAGGACGAAGTCGACGTAGGCGTCACCCGCTCCGCCCCCGGCCTGGGCATCCACGAACGGCGAGTATTCCCGCAGGCGGTCGACCCCCATGTTGGGAATGGCGACCACGATCGCTCGTCGGCCCTGCCGGTGCGCCCGCGCCATCGCGAGGTCGACCCCCCACTCCCCGGCGAACGACGTCGTCGGGTCGAAGAGGTTCTGCCCGTCGTGCATGTAGATGACCGGGTAAGGGTCGTGCGACCGGTGGTAGTGTGCCGGGAGGTACACGGAGATGTCGCGCCGGTTGCCGAGCTCCGGCGACTCGACATCGGGAATGACCTCCAGCGTCCCGGGAGGGGGGCGGCGCCGGGCGGCCCATTTGCGAAGGTATTGGGTGCTGACGTACATGCGTCGGGTTCGGGGCACCCAGTCGGCGGGCCGGCTCGAGGCCACGGCCGTTGGGCCGCGGTCACGCGGGTGCCGCAAGGTGGTGACGAGGTGGGGGAGGGGGAAGGTCGTCCCCCACCACTTCGGGCCTACTCCGCACGCACCACCACGCCCTCGAGCCCTCCGACCCGAAGCCGCAGCGCCATCGCCCCACTCCCCACGCGCCCTACCACCTCTCCCCTCCCCTCCACGCCGTACCGCACCAGTCGCGCCCCCAGGCGCATCCCGTAACGGCGCGGATCGAAGCGCACCTCCACCTCGCGCGCGTCGTCGGCGATGCTGGCCAGCGCCAACGCCGCACGGCCGTCCCGCGCCTTCCACGCTCCCGCCAGCACCAGCGGCGCGCGGACCCTCGCCTCCGTCGCCCCGCCCAGCCGCGCCGCATAGATCGACACGCGCGACATCAGCACGTCGGCGCTGTCGACGACCACCTCGGGGGCGCGCAGCATCGTCCCCTCCTGGAACCAATGACGGAAGCCGTAGCGGAGCTTCGCCAGTCGCTCCAGGTAGTCGATCTCCCGGCGACGCTTCGTCAGCTGCTCGGGAAGGAAGTTGGCGATCGTCGGCTGCATCCCCCATACGAACATGCGTGCCTGCTCCAGCAGGTACTGCTGCCGGTACTTGAGGTCGAGCAGTGTCATCGCGTTGGCCGGGCGCGTCTTCTCCGGCCACAGATCGTCGTAGGGCGGCCAGGTCAGCGAGCCGTACGTCCCGTAGGTGACCGCGTACGGATGGTACGCCGCCTGGAAGATCGGGAGCACCTCCCACCCGCTCGCCGGGTCGACGTAGCGCTCCTGGCTCACCTGAAGCGTCAGGAAGGCGTCGAGGTCGGGGAGCCAGCTCTCGCCACCCCCCTCGCCCGCGAAGCCTAACGGGAGGGTGCCGCCGCGCTGGCGCAGGTCCCGGGCCAGCGCACGGAAGCCGTCCATCCAGTAGTGCCCGCCCCCCACCGGATGGCCGTGATCGGGGCTCCAGCACGCCAGGCTCAGCACCGCCTGGTCCATGTAGATCCCGTCCAGCTTGTACTGGTGGATCACCGTGTCGGCGATCCCCGCGTACTTGTCGCGCCAGAACTGCGTCGAGACGTCCATCGGCGCGCACGGCGAGGGGGCGAACACCATGTACGTCTCCTTGCGCACCGTCCCGTCACGCTCGCGCACGGCCCAGCGCTCGGCGTTCTCCCGCGTCCAGCTCGGCGTCTCGGTACACCAGAGCCGCTGGTTCATGTAGACGATGGCGTGCAGCCCGGCCTCGTGCGCCCGCGCCACCGCCTGCGTGAACGCCTCGGCGCCCTCGCGCGGGGGGAGGTAGTCGGGGAACGACGTGTCGTACGGCCCATGGTGCCACCAGTGCCAGAAGACGCTCACCCGGAGCCCGGCGTCGCGTTGCAGCTCGGCGGCCGGTTCGAGGACCACGTTCGAGCGCCCGCGGTTCCAGACCCAGATCCCGGTGTCCCGGATCCACTGGGGCGACTTGCCGGTGGCGAAGCGGCTCTCGCGCGCCCAGTACTGCCGCGTCCCCCACGCCCGGTAGCGCTCGATGGCCGAGAACCAGTCGCCGCGCACGATCCCGACCAGGACGGCGTAGGCGGGAGAATAGCGCGCGTTCTTCCCGGGGTCGGAGAGGGCGTGCACCACGTCGTACCCGG
The window above is part of the Gemmatimonadetes bacterium SCN 70-22 genome. Proteins encoded here:
- a CDS encoding carboxylate-amine ligase, with the translated sequence MKPPSLTIGVEEEYQIIDPRTRELQSYITQILESDHMVLEQVRPELHQSIVEVGTRICRTPQEVHAQLVQLRRGVMELAARRGLKIAAAGTHPFSHWAEQEITQLDRYIGTKEAMQQLAQQLLIFGTHVHIGIEDREFLIDACNVSRYFLPHLLCLSTSSPFWIGRKTGLKSYRSAVFRAFPRTGIPRFIPSWADYDNYLNTLVATSCIPNGSKIWWDVRPHHTFPTLEFRICDVCTRVDEAVCVAAILQALVFKLWKMRRDNITWRIYSSELIDENKWRAVRYGLEGKLIDFGKNVELPAPELIRELIAWFLDDVLDELGSRKEVEYAFTILAGGSSADRQVSTYERTGGDLKAVVDQLIRETEEGVQPLEKTNGREDERASK
- a CDS encoding glutathione synthase, producing MSKRVGLVVGREWSWPPAFIEEVNQRDQGVIAEYARLGGDHHDGPVPWDVLIDRISHEVPMYRSYLKKAVLEGKTVINNPFMWSADDKFFGAALAAKLGVASPKTVLLPNKDYVPGIVPTESLRNLKFPLDWDELARYVGMPCILKDAHGGGWKEVYVCHSVQELVDNYNHSGLLTMIVQEFIEWDQFVRCLCLGQEEVLPMHYDPKGRKYIVDDDYLTPAMRARIITDCRTLCSALGYDMNSLEFAVKDGVPYAIDFMNCAPDMDLYSLTPTYFDWVVKGMADLAIRLALHPRRTAVEAKWSALFTAAR